A stretch of DNA from Allomeiothermus silvanus DSM 9946:
GTGCATCTGCCCGGAAAGGCCTATGGCCTGTACCCGAGCAGGGTCAGGCACCGCTTTTCGCACTGCCTCTCCCGCGGCTTTCCACCAGTCTTGGGGATCGGACTCAGCCCAACCAGGATAGAGCGAGCGCACCGGGTAAGCCCGGCTGGCCTCCCCGCGCACCCGGCCCTCCTCGTCCAGCAGCAGCACCTTAATCGAACCCGTGCCCAGATCGAGGCCGAGGAACATGTCCTGATTCTACCGGGCCTGGACTAGCTACCCCACCCGCACCCGCACGGTGTGATACCCGGTCGCACCGTCTGGCAGGGGTTCACGGCGGGTGGCGTCCTGAACTTTCTCGCCCACCTCCACCGCCCGCACCTGCAAGGTATACTCCCCGGCCATGGGCCTCCAGGGAAGCGCCCACAGCTGCCAGGCAAACTTGCCCTGGGGCGGTTTGAGTTCAGCCTTCTGCCAGGTCTTGCCGCCATCGCTGGAAACTTCGACCCGCTCGAGGGCCCGCCCACCCGCATAGGTCACACCCGCGATGAAGACTTCTTCCCCGGCCCGAAGCCGCGCCCCGGCACCCGGCACATCAATCCGGCTCATGGTGCGGATGAGGGCGCTTTTGCTCCAGCCACGCTGCGCCCAGTAGCCGATCTCCTCCTTTTCCGAGAGGGTGATGCGGGTGATCCACTTGGGCTGTTTCATGCCGTAGCGACCCGGCAGCAAGAGGCGGGTGGGGTAACCGTGGCGGGGCTCGAGCGCTTCCCCGTTGATGGCGTAGGCGATCAGGGCCTCAGGGGGAAGCTCGGCCAGGGCCAGCGATTCGCGGTAGCCGTCGGCGGCCTCCCAGACCAGCCACTTGGCCTCGGGCTTGACCCCTGCTCTGTCCAGGAGGGTCTTGAGGGAAACCCCGGTCCACCGGGCACAGCCGATGAGGTCACCGCCGACTGGGTTGGAGATGCAGGTCAGGGTGTTGGTGAGGTCGCTCGCAGGCAGGGACTTGAGCTCTTCCAAGCTTAGCTTGAGCGGCTTCGCCACCAACCCTACGAACTCGAGGCTATAGGGTTTGCCTTTCAGGTTGGGGTCAAAGAGGGCGGGGTTTTTGGAAACGTAGTAGAGCTTTTCCTGCGGGGTGATCTCCGAAGAAAGCCCTGCGATCTTCTCCCAGACGATCCGCACAGCATTCTGGGCCTGAGCCCTGACCCCCCTCCACACGCCCGCTCCCACAGCTAGCAGGCCCAGCGCCATCAAGGTCTTGCGGCGGGCGCGATCCTCAAGCACAGGGCGAGCTAAGCGACCTCGGCCCCACCCAGCGAGCCCTAGTAAGGCTGTGTACACCAAACCAGCCAGCCAGCCGCCCAAAAGAGCGTACAGGGCAAACCCCAAGACCAAAGCCGCCCACCCCAAGCGGCGGAAGGCCCAGGCCAAAAAGGGGTGCAGTGCCAGCCATACTCCCACTGCGCCCATAAAAGCCAGGTTCTTTCCCAACTCGCCGTAGCCAAAGACGCTGTGGACGAGGTTGAACACGGCAGGTACCCCCAGCCAGAAGGTCATTTGGGCGTAGAGGTTGAGCAAAGGGTAGCTCAGACCCCACTGGTACAACAAAAACCCTAAAGCGGCCAACCCCACCCCAACCAACACACCCCAACCCACGTCACCCCGGCGCATGCCTCACCTCGCGGAATTCAAGATCAAGGCCATCCTAGTACGTGTAGGCAACGCCAAAAGTAGGGGTGTAGCCTTTAGGGCCAGGCCGCTCGAGCCCCCCTTCAGACCAGCAGAAAACGCCTATC
This window harbors:
- a CDS encoding molybdopterin-dependent oxidoreductase — protein: MRRGDVGWGVLVGVGLAALGFLLYQWGLSYPLLNLYAQMTFWLGVPAVFNLVHSVFGYGELGKNLAFMGAVGVWLALHPFLAWAFRRLGWAALVLGFALYALLGGWLAGLVYTALLGLAGWGRGRLARPVLEDRARRKTLMALGLLAVGAGVWRGVRAQAQNAVRIVWEKIAGLSSEITPQEKLYYVSKNPALFDPNLKGKPYSLEFVGLVAKPLKLSLEELKSLPASDLTNTLTCISNPVGGDLIGCARWTGVSLKTLLDRAGVKPEAKWLVWEAADGYRESLALAELPPEALIAYAINGEALEPRHGYPTRLLLPGRYGMKQPKWITRITLSEKEEIGYWAQRGWSKSALIRTMSRIDVPGAGARLRAGEEVFIAGVTYAGGRALERVEVSSDGGKTWQKAELKPPQGKFAWQLWALPWRPMAGEYTLQVRAVEVGEKVQDATRREPLPDGATGYHTVRVRVG